The segment TATAAACATAAAGGCGCGTGGGACGCACGCCCTTAAAGCTCAATTAATGTCCTCATAGAGGAGTCGTTGAGAAGCCCACACTCACCCGAAGGGGAGTGTGTGGAGTACGTCACTCCAAGCAGTACCACAAAGCGAAACCACACCATTTTATCCCCGGAGTCCTTATGCTTGTGCAAAGGTTTACGCACACTGGCAAACAGTAAACTACCGCGAATCTTACAATTTGTTTGCTTGTAACGGGATTTTGTTTAACCACGAATCACCTCGACGTGGTGAAACATTTGTTACCCGGAAAATTACCAGAGCAGTAGCGAGAATTGTAGCTGGTAAGCAGAAAAATCTGTATATGGGTAATCTTGATGCGAAACGAGATTGGGGTTACGCGAAAGATTATGTACGCGCTATGTGGTTGATGTTACAGAAAGACCAACCAGATGATTATGTAATTGCGACTGGAGAAACCCACTCAGTCCGAGAATTTTTAGAGTTAGCTTTTGGTTATGTCAATTTAAATTGGCAAGATTACGTAGAGTTTGACGATCGCTACCTACGCCCCGCAGAAGTAGACTTATTAATTGGTGATCCTACAAAGGCAAAACAAAAGTTAGGTTGGGAACCTTCTGTTACCTTTGAAGGATTAGTCGCTCTTATGGTGGAAGCAGATTTACAAGCCTTGGGTCAGACTTCACCCAATGGTAATGGTTCAAAAATACCTGTAGATATTGCTACTATTCGGCAAGAATTGGGCGCTCTCCACTTCTGATTTACACCGCAGAGGATAATAAAAATATGACCGCCTTAGAACTGAAAAACAAAAGGATTCTCGTCACAGGTGGGGCGGGATTCCTCGGTCGTCAGGTAATAGATCAGCTGTGTAAGGCTGGGGCTGATGAGGCAAAAATAACAATACCGCGATCGCGTGAATGTGACATCCGTGTTTGGGAAAACTGTCAACGTGCAGTTGACCAACAAGATATCATTATCCACCTAGCGGCTCACGTTGGTGGGATTGGTCTCAACCGCGAAAAGCCCGCAGAATTATTCTACGACAACTTAATTATGGGAACCCAGCTAATTCATGCTGCCTACCAAGCTGGCGTAGAAAAATTCGTTTGTGTAGGTACAATTTGTGCCTACCCTAAATTTACACCAGTGCCATTTAAAGAAGATGACCTTTGGAATGGCTACCCCGAAGAAACTAACGCACCCTACGGTGTGGCGAAGAAGGCGTTATTGGTTCAGTTGCAATCTTACCGCCAACAATACGGTTTCAATGGGATTTATCTTTTACCTGTAAACTTATACGGGCCAGAAGATAACTTTGACCCCAGAAGTTCTCACGTAATTCCCGCTTTAATTCGCAAAGTCCACGAAGCCCAAGTTAACGGAGACAAACAACTCCCTGTTTGGGGTGATGGTAGTCCTACCCGCGAGTTTCTGTATTCTGAAGATGCAGCACGGGGAATTGTTATGGGAACTCAGCACTACCATGAATCGGAACCAGTTAACTTAGGTACTGGTTATGAGATTTCCATTCGTGATTTGATTACCCTGATTTGCGAATTGATGGAGTTTGACGGCGAAATTGTTTGGGAAACCGACAAACCCAATGGTCAACCCCGCAGATGTTTAGATACAGAACGCGCCAAGCAAGCCTTTGGCTTTACTGCACAAGTAGGCTTTAGGGAAGGGCTGAAAAATACCATTGATTGGTATCGTCAAAACGCTGCATAGGATATTTATAGACGTTGTAATGCAGAAGTTCATATACCCGGCTTTTTTGAAAAGTCGGGTATTTTATTTCATAATTTATGTGAGAGGAAATCCCAGTTGTCCAAATTTTCAGAACGAAAGTATCTTACGCTGCATCAATTGATAGAGTCCGATGATACTCAACAGATTGAACTAATCGTAAAATCAGGTATGGATCTCGAATCGACTGATGACAAGTGGGGTATGACTCCATTAGAATTAGCGGCTCACCTGAATAAGATAACTGTTGTTTCTCTTCTAGTGAGTAGTGGAGTAAGTGCTAACTCTATTAGTGTCTCTTCCCCTTTACATTTAGCAGCCGCTAATGGAAATCCTGAGATCATATCTATTTTGATTAATGCAGGAGCTAATGTTAATTTCGTTCATGAAGATGGTTGGACTCCTTTATTTGAAGCTGCAAGTCGTGGTCATTTGAAAGCGGTAGAGTTACTAATCAAAGCTGGAGCTAACCCAAATGTTATCGATTCCTATGAAAATAAACCCATTTCCTATGCTGCACGAAATGGTTACATAGAAGTTGTTGAATACCTTGCTACATATACCTCAGTTAATGAAAAAGAAGCTGCTCTTAAAGAAGCTATTGAGGGCGCAGGGGCTAAAGCTAGGAAAAAGCGTGAACGCCAACAAGCACATTGATAAATTTGTTTTATAACGTTTCATCCTGTTCCTAGAGGTATTTAAATTTCGCAATTTGGCAACAATGTTGATTTATTAAAATAACTTTCTATAGCAGTCCTAAACCATTTGTGAAATTCTCTTTCTTTCCCTTCCTCTCCTTCTTTGTGTCCTTTGCGTCCTTTGCGGTTCGTTAAAAAGAATACTTTTTCACCACTCAGATAGGATTGCTATATGTATGAAGTTGATATTCAATTAGATAAAGTTAAGTTACGTCGTACACTGTTGAAAAAACGGCAATTGATGTCTGTTGCAGAATGGAGAGAAAAAAGCGATCGCATCTGTACAACACTACAAACTTTGATTCACTATGATGAAGCAAAAACCATACTAGCTTATTTTAGCTTTCGTCAAGAACCTGATTTAAGTCCCTTATTTGCAAATACTCAATATCAATGGGTATTTCCGCGCTGTGTCGGTAATTCCCTATCTTGGCATGTTTGGCAACCTGGAGACTCGCTGCAATTTAACAGCTATGGTATTAGCGAACCTCATCCCGATGCACCAACCATAAACCCTAGT is part of the Aulosira sp. FACHB-615 genome and harbors:
- a CDS encoding GDP-L-fucose synthase, whose amino-acid sequence is MTALELKNKRILVTGGAGFLGRQVIDQLCKAGADEAKITIPRSRECDIRVWENCQRAVDQQDIIIHLAAHVGGIGLNREKPAELFYDNLIMGTQLIHAAYQAGVEKFVCVGTICAYPKFTPVPFKEDDLWNGYPEETNAPYGVAKKALLVQLQSYRQQYGFNGIYLLPVNLYGPEDNFDPRSSHVIPALIRKVHEAQVNGDKQLPVWGDGSPTREFLYSEDAARGIVMGTQHYHESEPVNLGTGYEISIRDLITLICELMEFDGEIVWETDKPNGQPRRCLDTERAKQAFGFTAQVGFREGLKNTIDWYRQNAA
- a CDS encoding ankyrin repeat domain-containing protein encodes the protein MSKFSERKYLTLHQLIESDDTQQIELIVKSGMDLESTDDKWGMTPLELAAHLNKITVVSLLVSSGVSANSISVSSPLHLAAANGNPEIISILINAGANVNFVHEDGWTPLFEAASRGHLKAVELLIKAGANPNVIDSYENKPISYAARNGYIEVVEYLATYTSVNEKEAALKEAIEGAGAKARKKRERQQAH
- a CDS encoding 5-formyltetrahydrofolate cyclo-ligase, which produces MYEVDIQLDKVKLRRTLLKKRQLMSVAEWREKSDRICTTLQTLIHYDEAKTILAYFSFRQEPDLSPLFANTQYQWVFPRCVGNSLSWHVWQPGDSLQFNSYGISEPHPDAPTINPSEVDLILVPSVACDSRGYRLGYGGGYYDRLLSSPEWANKQTVGIVFDFAYLPQLPVETWDKPLKTVVSETGLTGKD